One window from the genome of Xenorhabdus bovienii SS-2004 encodes:
- the tssB gene encoding type VI secretion system contractile sheath small subunit encodes MKSSGQKFIALNRPPRVQIEYDVELYGSEQKIQLPFVMGVMSDLTGKTLEALPEVNDRKFMEIDLDNFDERMKSTQPRVAFQVDNTLTHDGKLNVELIFEKMEDFQPDVIAKKVEPLAKLLEARTQLANLLSYMDGKSGAEQLIADILQNPALLKSLADAPKPTEGVADTESITDTEEAENKE; translated from the coding sequence ATGAAATCCAGTGGACAAAAGTTTATTGCTCTAAATCGTCCTCCGCGCGTACAGATTGAATATGATGTCGAGCTTTATGGTTCAGAACAAAAAATTCAATTGCCGTTTGTTATGGGGGTGATGAGCGACTTAACAGGAAAAACATTAGAGGCTCTACCGGAAGTGAATGACCGCAAATTCATGGAAATTGATCTTGATAATTTTGATGAACGCATGAAATCAACACAGCCCCGTGTTGCTTTCCAGGTGGACAATACACTAACCCATGATGGGAAACTGAATGTCGAATTAATTTTTGAAAAAATGGAAGATTTTCAGCCTGATGTGATTGCTAAAAAAGTGGAACCCCTAGCTAAGTTACTGGAGGCGCGAACCCAACTGGCAAACCTATTATCCTATATGGATGGCAAAAGCGGCGCAGAACAATTGATCGCCGATATCCTGCAAAATCCTGCTCTGCTGAAATCACTGGCCGATGCACCAAAACCCACCGAAGGTGTTGCTGATACTGAGAGTATCACCGACACAGAAGAGGCTGAAAATAAGGAGTAA